From Vanrija pseudolonga chromosome 1, complete sequence, a single genomic window includes:
- the napA gene encoding AP-1-like transcription factor napA: MEALNPLTPNTAAFLDSLAFGDIDTKTPNPTAFPPSAFFPVPGRDTPEESSPDSIVDANDGKQTRNQSFNLSDDSEAEMTTAAAAQNKRKAQPSNPAADDHDDDEDSFSENDGHEDKRQHGNDKRGRRNTLEKKGNEKGPKDTTTKAQRRKEQNRAAQKAFRERREAKVRDLEAKVAELEAKSFGASVENENLRGILRRLQEENVALKQAAFTFSVPFNGNSTTATNNAAAPASAAAAAQRSGQQTPTAAALNQQPSGIDWSQFANFKVQQIAKPPSPPQSVSNDSLRSIHEASPHLAHRGSNSSIPGASPESLVSINGPSPSSGSERNTAPTLFSGNTTSQPQLSRSPNTQSPADNLSTPSSIGGTNKEDVEALFRSLYPNGIDSILASANNTGNTPAATNTTATQPVQSVQSQYTFLSSQPALTSLADSSSNTYAKLFGDATAYRDSSVSANPLAGLNSLNTSTNSNASTANAIPASNPLSNQAQWADLTENSVSDFLASLSGANATTDTADALGSAEEDAFSKQLEALIAQSGGTSPSAPFVFPGTTFSPNAYLNMSPSPLQSLSNSQTPRSTTGESASASASPSSDAAAAFASSTGAPVCGTSKVIHVLGDDGRVMRPSEVWTKMGMHTTEPGDFLIDDLCDQMKSKATCKDGRRYMKFDDVKTMVAARASGVDCDEASPPPKTEYTDPAESQARLNEAYIQANGGL, encoded by the exons TCCCCGTCCCCGGCCGCGACACGCCTGAGGAATCCTCGCCCGACTCCATTGTGGATGCCAACGACGGCAAGCAGACAAGAAATCAGTCCTTCAATCTGTCTGATGACTCTGAGGCTGAGATgacgactgctgctgctgctcagaACAAGCGCAAGGCTCAGCCTAGCAACCCTGCGGCGGatgaccacgacgacgatgagg ACTCGTTTTCGGAGAACGATGGCCACGAAGATAAACGCCAGCACGGCAATGACAAGCGTGGTCGTCGCAACACGttggagaagaagggcaatGAGAAGGGGCCAAAGGACACGACTACCAAGGCTCAGCGCCGCAAGGAGCAGAATCGTGCTGCGCAGAAGGCCTTCCGTGAGCGTCGCGAGGCCAAGGttcgcgacctcgaggccaaggttgccgagctcgaggccaagtcGTTTGGTGCATCCGTCGAGAACGAGAACCTCCGCGGCATTCTTCGCCGCTTGCAGGAGGAGAACGTCGCTCTCAAGCAGGCTGCCTTCACTTTCTCGGTCCCCTTCAACGGCAACAGCACCACTGCCACCAACAACGCGGCTGcccccgcgtcggcggcggctgccgctCAGCGCTCCGGCCAGCAGACccccactgctgctgcgctgaACCAGCAGCCGAGCGGCATTGACTGGTCGCAGTTTGCCAACTTCAAGGTCCAGCAGATTGCCAAGCCCCCTTCGCCTCCTCAGAGTGTCTCGAACGACTCGCTGCGCAGCATTCACGAGGCGTCGCCTCACCTCGCGCACCGTGGGTCTAACTCGTCCATCCCTGGTGCCAGCCCCGAGTCTCTCGTTTCGATCAACGGTCCCAGCCccagctcgggctcggagcGCAACACCGCCCCGACCCTCTTCAGCGGTAACACGACCTCTCAACCCCAGCTTTCTCGGTCGCCCAACACTCAGAGCCCGGCCGACAACCTGTCCACTCCTAGCTCCATTGGCGGCACGAACAAGGAAgacgtcgaggccctctTCCGCAGCCTCTACCCGAATGGCATCGATTCTATcctggcgtcggcgaacAACACTGGCAACACCCCGGCAGCCACCAACACGACTGCCACTCAGCCTGTCCAGTCGGTTCAGTCCCAGTACACGTTCTTGAGCTCTCAGCCTGCCCTcacgtcgctcgccgactcgtcgtcgaatACCTACGCTAAGCTGTTCGGCGATGCCACGGCGTACCGCGACTCTTCCGTGTCCGCCAACCCTCTTGCTGGTCTCAACAGCCTGAACACGTCTACCAACTCGAACGCATCCACCGCCAACGCCATTCCCGCCTCCAACCCATTGTCCAACCAGGCACAATGGGCTGATCTCACCGAGAACAGCGTGTCCGACTTCCTGGCGTCTTTGTCGGGCGCCAACGCGACGACTGACACTGCCGATGCTCTCGGCagtgccgaggaagacgccttttccaagcagctcgaggccctcaTTGCCCAGTCTGGTGGCACCTCGCCTTCGGCTCCGTTTGTCTTCCCCGGTACGACCTTCAGCCCCAACGCCTACCTCAACATGTCTCCCTCTCCTCTGCAGTCATTGTCCAACTCGCAGACACCACGGTCGACGACTGGCGAATCAGCATCGGCATCAGCGTCGCCCTCATCagatgccgctgccgcctttGCTTCGTCGACGGGCGCCCCTGTTTGCGGTACCTCCAAGGTCATCCACGTCCTTGGAGACGACGGACGCGTCATGCGCCCATCAGAGGTCTGGACCAAGATGGGCATGCACACAACCGAGCCGGGAGACTtcctcatcgacgacctGTGCGACCAAATGAAATCAAAGGCTACCTGCAAGGATG GAAGAAGGTATATGAAGTTTGACGACGTCAAGACCATGGTCGCTGCTCGTGCTAGCGGAGTGGACTGCGATGAAGCATCACCGCCTCCGAAGACCGAGTACACCGACCCCGCCGAAAGCCAAGCGCGTCTCAACGAGGCGTACATCCAGGCCAACGGCGGTCTTTAG